In Campylobacter sp. VBCF_01 NA2, one DNA window encodes the following:
- a CDS encoding flavin reductase family protein: MAIINVDIQKSYHILNHGATTIVSAEFEGVKNAMAVTWACPLDYDKVTIVPHNGSFTRTLIEKSGYFAVQIPVATQKDLLLNLGDENNSRFDNPHKMDGVELFYRGEFKVPLVAGCAAWIICKVIPEPHNEQTYDLFIGQVVAAFGDDRVFDGSHWRFDEVGDELKTLHYVAGKKFYLDGKGV; the protein is encoded by the coding sequence ATGGCAATTATTAATGTCGATATTCAAAAATCCTACCACATTTTAAACCACGGTGCCACGACGATAGTCTCGGCTGAATTTGAGGGCGTAAAAAACGCTATGGCGGTTACTTGGGCATGTCCGCTGGATTACGACAAAGTTACGATAGTGCCGCACAATGGCTCATTTACACGCACTTTGATTGAAAAAAGCGGATATTTTGCCGTGCAAATCCCCGTCGCCACGCAAAAAGATTTGCTTTTAAATTTGGGCGATGAAAACAATTCTCGCTTCGACAATCCGCATAAAATGGACGGCGTGGAGCTGTTTTATAGGGGCGAATTTAAAGTTCCGCTAGTCGCAGGTTGCGCTGCGTGGATAATCTGCAAAGTTATCCCGGAGCCTCACAACGAGCAGACCTACGACCTTTTTATCGGGCAGGTTGTGGCTGCATTTGGCGATGATAGAGTTTTTGACGGCTCACATTGGCGTTTTGATGAAGTTGGCGATGAGCTAAAAACGCTTCATTATGTAGCAGGGAAAAAATTTTATCTTGACGGCAAGGGCGTGTAA
- a CDS encoding SPFH domain-containing protein: protein MPADLNDYFNKNKKNGGNENGGFSFKGPNLQNFGGFKFGGFFYFLIAIIALFIIAKPFATIQSGEVGIKSNLGKYDPTPLGAGIHFFVPFIQDIFVIDTRVRIINYTSNEDMATSRASGGSIGGIIRKNSLSVLDSRNLPVSVDITVQYKLNESTAPATIAEWGLLWEDKIIDPRVKDVVRSVIGNYPAEELPTKREEIAKAIDQGIRSNIDALSNSPVELRAVQLREIILPPKIKEQIERVQIAKQEAERTKYEVERANQEALKKAALAKGNADAVKIEAQGKADAVKIEADAQAYANTEIAKSLNQNLLNLKQIETQAKFNEALRENKDAQIFLTPGGAVPNIWVDTKNKPQQSAISEQ from the coding sequence ATGCCGGCAGATTTAAATGATTATTTCAACAAAAATAAAAAAAATGGTGGCAACGAAAATGGTGGATTTAGCTTTAAGGGGCCAAATTTGCAAAATTTTGGCGGCTTTAAATTCGGCGGATTTTTCTACTTTTTAATTGCTATTATCGCGCTTTTTATCATCGCAAAACCATTTGCCACTATCCAATCAGGCGAGGTTGGCATTAAGTCAAATTTGGGTAAATACGATCCCACACCGCTGGGCGCTGGAATCCACTTTTTCGTGCCGTTTATCCAAGATATTTTTGTGATTGATACGCGCGTGAGAATCATCAACTACACTAGCAACGAGGATATGGCTACAAGCAGGGCAAGTGGCGGAAGTATCGGTGGAATTATTCGCAAAAACTCGCTTTCGGTGCTAGACTCTCGCAACCTGCCAGTAAGCGTGGATATCACCGTGCAGTATAAACTAAACGAGAGCACCGCGCCTGCGACGATTGCGGAGTGGGGGCTTTTATGGGAGGATAAAATCATCGATCCTCGCGTCAAAGATGTCGTGCGTAGCGTCATAGGAAACTACCCAGCCGAGGAGCTTCCGACCAAACGCGAGGAAATCGCTAAGGCAATCGATCAAGGAATCCGCTCAAATATAGACGCTCTATCGAATTCTCCTGTGGAGCTAAGAGCGGTGCAACTTCGTGAGATTATACTTCCGCCAAAAATCAAAGAGCAAATCGAGCGCGTGCAAATCGCTAAACAAGAGGCAGAGCGCACCAAATACGAGGTCGAGCGCGCTAACCAAGAGGCTCTTAAAAAAGCAGCCCTTGCCAAAGGTAACGCTGATGCTGTAAAAATTGAAGCCCAAGGCAAGGCGGACGCTGTGAAGATCGAGGCTGACGCGCAGGCGTATGCAAATACAGAAATCGCAAAAAGCCTAAATCAAAATTTGCTAAATTTAAAGCAAATCGAAACTCAGGCGAAATTCAACGAGGCTTTGCGTGAAAACAAAGACGCGCAGATTTTCCTAACCCCAGGCGGTGCGGTGCCAAATATCTGGGTCGATACCAAAAACAAACCGCAACAATCGGCGATTAGCGAACAATAA
- a CDS encoding carboxymuconolactone decarboxylase family protein produces the protein MFFKKSILTLALTSLFCGVCMANETGENMQISQSEIKNLNQKELNLTKISAFLASSNLSELKIAVNSALDSGISVAEIKDLMAQLYAYCGFPKALNGLGVLNETLKEREKMGLKTTQGTENKIIEKNLNSLEIGSKTQTDLVGGKVDLSALSADVDYYLKAHLFGDIFASEIFSWKEREIITVAALAAMSGTEPQRDAHIKIAKLNGISDAQINEILKISNSAKFGNPSAMSKDEFAKISPFGVGELNSAYAKYFSGNSYLNAISTEQVKMYNVVFEPSCRNNWHIHHAKSGGGQILIATAGRGYYQEWGKEAVEMKAGDVINIPAGVKHWHGAAKDSWFAHIAVEVDGVETSNEWLEPVSDEQYKKLK, from the coding sequence ATGTTTTTTAAAAAATCAATCTTAACACTAGCCCTAACTTCGCTATTTTGCGGGGTTTGCATGGCAAATGAAACGGGGGAGAATATGCAAATTTCACAAAGCGAAATCAAAAATTTAAACCAAAAAGAGCTAAATTTAACCAAAATTTCGGCGTTTTTGGCTAGTTCAAATTTAAGCGAGTTAAAAATCGCCGTAAATTCTGCGCTTGATAGCGGTATAAGCGTGGCTGAGATTAAAGATTTAATGGCGCAACTTTATGCGTATTGTGGCTTTCCAAAAGCCCTAAATGGACTTGGCGTTTTAAACGAAACGCTTAAAGAGCGCGAAAAAATGGGCTTAAAAACCACGCAAGGCACGGAAAATAAAATCATAGAAAAAAATTTAAATAGCCTTGAAATCGGCTCTAAAACACAAACCGATTTAGTGGGCGGTAAAGTCGATTTAAGCGCACTTAGCGCAGATGTGGATTATTATTTGAAGGCGCATTTATTTGGCGATATTTTTGCGAGCGAGATTTTTTCGTGGAAGGAGCGCGAGATCATCACGGTCGCAGCATTAGCGGCGATGAGTGGCACCGAGCCACAAAGGGACGCTCACATAAAAATCGCTAAACTAAACGGCATTAGCGACGCGCAAATAAATGAGATTTTAAAAATTTCAAATTCAGCTAAATTTGGCAATCCTAGCGCCATGAGCAAGGACGAATTCGCCAAAATTAGCCCATTTGGCGTGGGCGAACTAAACAGCGCGTATGCGAAGTATTTCAGCGGAAATAGTTACTTAAACGCTATCTCAACCGAACAAGTCAAAATGTATAATGTGGTCTTTGAGCCAAGCTGCCGCAACAACTGGCATATCCACCACGCCAAAAGCGGCGGCGGTCAAATCCTAATCGCCACAGCAGGTCGCGGATACTACCAAGAATGGGGCAAGGAAGCCGTGGAGATGAAAGCAGGAGATGTCATAAATATACCAGCTGGCGTCAAACACTGGCACGGCGCGGCAAAGGATAGCTGGTTTGCCCATATCGCCGTCGAAGTCGATGGCGTGGAAACTAGCAACGAGTGGCTAGAACCTGTAAGCGACGAGCAGTATAAAAAACTAAAATAA
- a CDS encoding aldo/keto reductase: MQRRSFLKNSVIFGAGVIVGANSLFANKGAKMQNLVPNFTLNNGREIPILGYGTWDIRGRDGLKAIENALEVGYRHIDSAQYYRNEDIVGEAVRNSGIKRDEIFVTSKLMWGANVGKEGAKRAVYESLDALKFDYIDLYLIHAPYGDIKGIWAGFCELVGKGLIKSIGVSNFSVDLVRELCDEFAIKPVLNQIELHPFNQQISAQNELDKLGVATQAYSPFGTGSSRILQNETLKIIGEKYGKTAAQVILRWQIQRNIITIPKTATKSRMIENISIFDFNLSNDDMKKIANLEKF, from the coding sequence ATGCAAAGACGAAGTTTTTTGAAAAATTCTGTAATTTTTGGCGCAGGCGTGATTGTGGGCGCAAATTCGCTTTTTGCAAACAAGGGGGCAAAAATGCAAAATTTAGTTCCAAATTTCACTTTAAATAACGGCAGGGAAATCCCTATTTTAGGCTATGGCACTTGGGATATTCGCGGCAGGGACGGGCTAAAAGCTATCGAAAATGCCCTAGAAGTCGGATACCGACATATTGACTCGGCGCAGTATTACCGCAACGAAGACATCGTGGGCGAAGCTGTGCGAAATAGTGGCATAAAACGAGATGAAATTTTCGTAACTTCAAAGCTAATGTGGGGCGCAAATGTGGGCAAAGAGGGTGCAAAAAGGGCAGTTTATGAAAGCCTAGATGCGCTTAAATTTGATTATATCGATTTGTATCTAATCCATGCTCCTTATGGCGATATTAAGGGCATTTGGGCTGGATTTTGCGAGCTAGTGGGAAAGGGACTAATAAAATCAATCGGCGTTAGCAATTTTAGCGTGGATTTAGTGCGAGAGCTTTGCGATGAATTCGCCATTAAGCCCGTTCTAAATCAAATCGAACTTCACCCGTTTAACCAGCAAATTTCAGCTCAAAACGAGCTTGATAAATTAGGCGTTGCCACACAAGCCTACTCGCCTTTTGGCACCGGAAGTTCTAGGATTTTGCAAAATGAGACGCTTAAAATTATCGGCGAAAAATACGGCAAAACCGCGGCGCAGGTCATTTTGCGTTGGCAAATACAAAGAAATATCATCACTATCCCAAAAACCGCGACAAAGTCCCGTATGATCGAAAATATTAGCATTTTTGATTTTAATTTAAGCAATGATGATATGAAAAAAATCGCAAATCTTGAAAAATTTTAA
- a CDS encoding lactate utilization protein, with amino-acid sequence MNFDKITKNLEKLGYKVSAFESKEKAVEYLNIYIHDVSVGFGGSMSVKEMGLYESLREHNETYWHWLLDKNLSVDETRKKALTTDVYISSVNGISEDGEIINIDGTGNRIAAICYGHKKVYFIVGKNKIAPDFDSAMSRARNIAAVKNTNRFKSKTPCVANGDKCYDCKSKERMCRGFSIFYYPPYGCEYEVILINENLGF; translated from the coding sequence GTGAATTTCGACAAAATAACCAAAAATTTGGAAAAATTAGGTTACAAGGTCAGCGCTTTTGAAAGCAAAGAAAAGGCTGTGGAGTATCTAAATATCTATATCCACGATGTCAGCGTGGGCTTTGGCGGTTCGATGAGCGTAAAGGAAATGGGGCTGTATGAGAGCCTCAGAGAGCACAACGAAACCTACTGGCACTGGCTACTTGACAAAAATCTTAGCGTCGATGAAACGCGCAAAAAAGCCCTTACGACCGATGTTTATATCTCATCTGTCAATGGCATTTCAGAAGACGGCGAAATCATCAACATCGACGGCACCGGCAACCGCATAGCAGCGATTTGCTACGGGCACAAAAAGGTCTATTTCATCGTGGGCAAAAACAAAATCGCGCCAGATTTTGATAGTGCGATGAGCAGGGCTAGAAACATAGCCGCCGTGAAAAATACAAATCGCTTTAAATCAAAAACCCCATGTGTCGCAAACGGGGATAAATGCTACGACTGCAAGAGCAAAGAGCGCATGTGCAGGGGGTTTAGCATATTTTACTATCCGCCGTATGGCTGTGAATACGAAGTGATTTTGATTAACGAAAATTTAGGATTTTAA
- a CDS encoding branched-chain amino acid transaminase: protein MAKVQPANLIWKNGSLIPWAEATTHVLSHSLHYGNAVFEGVRAYKTDKGYAIFRLDEHTKRLLVSAKLCLIKTPYSFDELRQAQIDVVAKNDFDQTVYIRPLIYLGYGSMGVSLKDVPVDTVVAAWQWGAYMGEEALRAGIKVKISSWAKPAQHSMMAKAKASANYFNSQMANFEAVDAGYDEALLLDPQGFVAEGPGECLFVVKDGALITPPNDTSLESITQNSVIQIAESLGIKVLRQRISRDQVYAADEAFFTGTAAEVTPISNIDGRIIGKGEMGEITSKLQKAYFAVVTGKDPKFEHWLTYIK from the coding sequence ATGGCAAAGGTTCAACCGGCAAATTTAATTTGGAAAAACGGCTCGCTAATCCCATGGGCTGAGGCTACAACGCATGTTTTAAGCCACTCACTTCACTATGGCAACGCAGTATTTGAGGGCGTAAGAGCCTACAAGACAGACAAAGGTTATGCGATTTTTCGCCTTGATGAGCACACAAAAAGACTTTTAGTTTCAGCCAAACTCTGCCTAATCAAAACCCCTTATAGCTTCGACGAGTTGCGTCAGGCGCAAATCGATGTCGTGGCCAAAAACGACTTCGATCAAACCGTCTATATCCGCCCGCTAATCTACCTAGGATACGGCTCTATGGGCGTTTCATTAAAAGATGTCCCAGTCGATACCGTAGTAGCTGCATGGCAATGGGGCGCGTATATGGGCGAGGAAGCCCTAAGAGCGGGCATTAAGGTGAAAATTTCATCTTGGGCGAAACCTGCTCAACACTCAATGATGGCTAAGGCAAAAGCGAGTGCGAATTATTTCAACTCACAAATGGCAAACTTCGAGGCTGTCGATGCTGGATATGATGAGGCACTACTACTTGATCCGCAAGGATTTGTGGCAGAAGGTCCAGGGGAATGCTTGTTTGTCGTAAAAGACGGCGCGCTAATCACTCCGCCAAACGATACTAGCTTGGAGTCAATCACTCAAAACTCAGTTATCCAAATCGCCGAGAGTTTGGGTATAAAAGTCCTTCGCCAACGCATTTCGCGCGATCAAGTCTATGCGGCTGATGAGGCGTTTTTCACAGGCACAGCTGCTGAGGTTACGCCGATTAGCAATATCGACGGACGCATTATCGGCAAGGGCGAAATGGGCGAGATCACAAGCAAATTGCAAAAAGCGTATTTTGCGGTCGTTACTGGCAAAGACCCTAAATTTGAGCACTGGCTCACATACATCAAATAA
- a CDS encoding hydrogenase maturation protease, with product MKKAILCVGNELRGDDGVGIEVGKIAMRKLPGWEVFFGGDMPENEFSKIRAYAPEILVAVDAIGVIMDENAKFECEFVDLSDDVSYFYSAHNIPACVWIKYLREFIPKILFLGIKVDLLNLGEFSSTLSRTAKTGALLAIEKIKELDKNLQD from the coding sequence ATGAAAAAAGCAATTTTGTGCGTAGGAAACGAGCTTCGTGGCGATGACGGCGTTGGCATAGAAGTCGGTAAAATCGCCATGCGCAAGCTTCCTGGCTGGGAGGTATTTTTTGGCGGGGACATGCCAGAAAATGAATTTTCCAAAATCAGAGCTTACGCGCCAGAAATCTTAGTCGCTGTCGATGCAATCGGCGTGATAATGGACGAAAACGCCAAATTTGAGTGCGAATTCGTGGATTTAAGCGATGATGTGAGTTATTTTTACAGCGCGCACAATATCCCAGCGTGCGTGTGGATCAAATACCTGCGCGAATTTATCCCAAAAATACTATTTTTAGGCATTAAGGTTGATTTGCTAAATTTGGGCGAATTTTCCTCTACGCTCTCACGCACAGCCAAAACTGGCGCACTTCTTGCAATCGAAAAAATCAAAGAATTAGACAAAAATTTGCAGGATTAG
- the mobA gene encoding molybdenum cofactor guanylyltransferase, which translates to MGEPRICVILCGGKSSRFGRDKAVEPFLDEPSMTHFCFKRYSRIFSQVFVCAKSQKFSPPLPLIKDDFEDFSPMGALYSALRGFAGKRVFIVPADTPFVSEEAIHALWESRAEISLASDGEKTHNLCGFFSGDLAERALKFYRENNHKIGEFITSCDSEILKFKDKAQFLNINYESDLEKVEN; encoded by the coding sequence TTGGGCGAGCCTAGAATTTGCGTGATTTTGTGCGGTGGCAAAAGCTCTCGCTTTGGCAGAGATAAGGCAGTAGAGCCATTTTTGGACGAGCCTAGCATGACGCATTTTTGTTTTAAAAGGTATTCTCGCATTTTTTCGCAGGTTTTCGTCTGCGCAAAATCGCAAAAATTTAGCCCCCCGCTTCCTTTGATAAAAGATGATTTCGAAGATTTTTCACCTATGGGTGCGCTGTATTCGGCGTTAAGGGGGTTTGCCGGGAAAAGGGTTTTCATCGTGCCTGCTGATACGCCATTTGTGAGCGAAGAGGCAATCCACGCGCTTTGGGAGAGCAGGGCTGAGATTTCGCTTGCAAGCGATGGCGAAAAAACGCATAATTTATGCGGATTTTTTAGCGGGGATTTGGCGGAGCGTGCGCTGAAATTTTACCGCGAAAACAACCATAAAATCGGCGAATTTATTACTTCTTGCGATAGTGAAATTTTAAAATTTAAAGACAAAGCGCAGTTTTTAAATATCAATTACGAAAGCGATTTAGAAAAAGTTGAAAACTAA
- a CDS encoding formate hydrogenlyase maturation HycH family protein, producing MIEVWKLTKRHVDEPDTAPKFRDITIFTSLGHGVGTIDFSEKICEFSENEWEEILSAGDEYAKFKLGNIATINEIEIFPEHAIKLLQSLKNSALGEFLKNLDEGYLTLRKVFR from the coding sequence ATGATAGAGGTTTGGAAGCTGACAAAACGCCATGTAGATGAGCCAGATACTGCGCCGAAATTTAGGGATATCACCATTTTTACGAGCCTTGGGCATGGGGTTGGCACGATTGATTTTAGCGAGAAGATTTGCGAATTTAGCGAAAATGAGTGGGAAGAGATACTAAGCGCGGGCGATGAATACGCGAAATTTAAGCTAGGAAATATCGCTACGATAAACGAAATCGAAATTTTCCCAGAACACGCCATAAAACTTTTGCAAAGCCTTAAAAATTCGGCTTTGGGTGAGTTTTTAAAGAATTTAGATGAGGGTTATTTAACGCTTAGGAAAGTTTTTAGATGA
- the hisIE gene encoding bifunctional phosphoribosyl-AMP cyclohydrolase/phosphoribosyl-ATP diphosphatase HisIE, which yields MIKVDWQKVAGLLPVVVQDYSDGAVLMLGYMNEEALALSLETGLAHYFSRTKNRIWKKGETSGNEQIIKSAFLDCDNDTLLLKVEQKGGAACHTGAKSCFFNEVKFGENLANLAQNSEQNSQNLGGGNTAPKTARKISPYDILDEIYHVCLDRKFNADPAKSYVASLYKKGENSYLKKIAEEACEFALACKDLTRAKSAPSSQRARFGEHRAGEPEYDAIYEGADIIFHMLVALGDHGIHPETILRELARREGISGIEEKNSRQEK from the coding sequence ATGATTAAGGTTGATTGGCAAAAGGTCGCTGGCTTGCTTCCAGTGGTGGTGCAAGATTACAGCGACGGGGCTGTTTTGATGCTTGGCTATATGAATGAAGAAGCGCTTGCGCTCTCGCTAGAAACGGGGCTAGCGCACTATTTTTCGCGCACAAAAAATCGCATTTGGAAAAAGGGCGAAACAAGCGGAAATGAGCAAATCATAAAATCTGCGTTTTTAGACTGCGATAACGACACTCTGCTTCTTAAAGTCGAGCAAAAGGGCGGTGCGGCGTGCCATACGGGAGCGAAGAGTTGTTTTTTTAACGAAGTAAAATTTGGCGAGAATTTGGCAAATTTGGCGCAAAATTCGGAGCAAAATTCGCAAAATTTGGGCGGTGGAAATACTGCGCCCAAAACTGCTCGCAAAATTTCGCCTTATGATATTTTAGATGAAATTTACCATGTTTGCTTGGATAGGAAATTTAACGCTGACCCTGCGAAATCGTATGTCGCAAGCCTGTATAAAAAGGGCGAAAATAGCTATCTCAAAAAAATCGCCGAAGAGGCATGCGAGTTCGCGCTTGCGTGCAAGGATCTAACCCGTGCAAAATCTGCGCCAAGTAGCCAGCGGGCGCGTTTTGGCGAGCATAGAGCGGGCGAGCCAGAATACGACGCGATTTACGAGGGCGCGGATATTATTTTTCACATGCTTGTAGCCTTGGGGGATCATGGAATCCACCCTGAGACGATTTTGCGCGAGCTTGCACGCCGTGAGGGTATCAGCGGGATAGAGGAGAAAAATTCAAGGCAGGAAAAATAA
- a CDS encoding flavodoxin family protein yields the protein MSKILLINGSPNKNGSTNLALSEIAKELENNGVQSEILYLGKKAINDCISCYKCQKTGLCSIDDVVNQIVARLDEFDGIVAGSPVYYAGPTARIQAFLTRLFFVAGQKNLACKVGASVVIARRGGASATFDRLNKFFTISNMFVAGSQYWNEVHGLVPEDLPNDAEGMQTMRTLGKNIAWFIKCKNLAMQNGLELPKYEPITLTHFIR from the coding sequence ATGTCAAAAATCCTACTAATAAACGGCAGTCCGAACAAAAACGGAAGCACAAATTTAGCGTTAAGCGAAATCGCAAAAGAGCTCGAAAATAACGGCGTTCAAAGCGAAATTTTATACCTTGGCAAAAAGGCGATAAATGATTGTATATCATGCTATAAATGCCAAAAAACTGGGCTTTGTTCAATAGATGATGTGGTAAATCAAATAGTTGCTAGACTTGATGAATTTGACGGCATTGTAGCCGGAAGCCCTGTTTATTACGCTGGACCCACAGCTAGAATTCAAGCGTTTTTGACAAGGCTGTTTTTCGTAGCTGGTCAAAAAAATCTAGCCTGTAAGGTAGGAGCCAGTGTCGTCATAGCTAGGCGTGGCGGGGCTAGTGCGACTTTTGATAGGCTAAATAAATTTTTTACAATCTCAAATATGTTTGTAGCTGGTTCGCAATACTGGAACGAAGTCCATGGCTTGGTGCCAGAGGATCTGCCAAATGACGCAGAAGGTATGCAGACAATGCGAACGCTAGGCAAAAATATCGCTTGGTTTATCAAATGTAAAAATTTAGCCATGCAAAACGGCTTAGAATTGCCAAAATACGAGCCTATAACCCTTACGCATTTTATCAGATAG
- a CDS encoding phospholipase A, protein MKTKILFLALFSVLCADDGKILAKARDFEAKGDYKNAMIYYKKLALANTSAQNSSGISKSNLASNSNEISAQYPKKQNLKQNLANLDLNSTPKPSKKQNFSEFLGIKYYEPIYAVFTHDHHKKQGCSPNEAHFAFSFERPISYDYFGFGEKISFAYTQNSWWQITADSAPFRENNYKPELFMSLEPGFADELKLGVLHESNGKDGADSRSINHLYAQSSWRFGGFEITPRLWYAFGLDQRNKDISEYMGYGDLRASYSFGRHKVMAKWRNNLRLNSQNRGAIELDFIFPLFNSGLYGYFRYFSGYAESLADYKKSVDKIGLGVSFVEF, encoded by the coding sequence TTGAAAACTAAAATTTTATTTTTGGCGCTATTTAGCGTTTTGTGCGCAGATGATGGCAAAATTTTGGCGAAAGCTAGGGATTTTGAGGCAAAGGGCGATTATAAAAACGCTATGATTTATTACAAAAAATTAGCCCTTGCAAACACTAGCGCGCAAAATTCAAGCGGAATTTCAAAGTCAAATTTAGCGTCAAATTCAAATGAAATTTCGGCGCAGTATCCGAAAAAGCAAAATTTAAAGCAAAATTTAGCGAATTTAGACTTGAATTCCACGCCAAAACCAAGCAAAAAACAAAATTTTAGCGAATTTTTGGGCATTAAATATTACGAGCCAATTTACGCAGTTTTTACTCACGATCACCATAAAAAACAGGGTTGTAGCCCCAATGAAGCGCACTTTGCGTTTAGTTTCGAACGGCCTATAAGCTATGATTATTTTGGCTTTGGCGAGAAAATTTCCTTTGCTTACACGCAAAATTCGTGGTGGCAAATCACCGCCGATAGCGCGCCATTTAGGGAAAATAACTACAAGCCAGAGCTTTTTATGAGTTTGGAGCCAGGCTTTGCCGACGAGCTAAAACTTGGCGTTTTGCACGAATCAAACGGCAAGGACGGGGCGGATTCGCGCTCGATAAATCATCTTTACGCGCAAAGTTCGTGGAGGTTTGGGGGCTTTGAAATCACGCCGAGACTTTGGTATGCTTTCGGGCTAGATCAGCGCAACAAGGACATTAGCGAGTATATGGGCTATGGGGATTTGCGCGCTTCGTATAGCTTCGGGCGACACAAAGTCATGGCTAAATGGCGCAACAATCTGCGTTTAAACTCGCAAAATCGCGGTGCAATCGAGCTTGATTTTATATTTCCGCTATTTAACAGCGGGCTTTATGGATATTTTAGGTATTTTAGCGGATACGCTGAGAGCCTGGCGGATTATAAAAAAAGTGTCGATAAAATCGGCCTTGGCGTCTCGTTTGTGGAATTTTAA